The Flavobacteriaceae bacterium 3519-10 genome includes a window with the following:
- a CDS encoding GTP-binding protein HflX produces the protein MLDNKEHLYEKAVLVGVITQNQDEEKLVEYMDELEFLALTAGATVVKRFTQKLTQPDPKTFIGSGKAQEVRDYIKENDIGTVIFDDELSPSQLKNLEREIEVKILDRTNLILDIFAQRAQTSYARTQVELAQYQYLLPRLTRMWTHLERQKGGIGMRGPGETEIETDRRIIRDRISLLKEKLKTIDRQMATQRNNRGKVVRAALVGYTNVGKSTLMNAISKSDVFAENKLFATLDTTVRKVVIGNLPFLLTDTVGFIRKLPTQLVESFKSTLDEVREADLLIHVVDISHESFEDHIDSVNQILMEINAHQKPMIMVFNKIDDFSYEKKDEFDLTPESRKNIPLAEWQNTWMSKSKFPTVFISALTKENFEEMKKMIYDEVLKIHISRFPYNDFLFEYFEEEEK, from the coding sequence ATGCTCGATAACAAAGAACATTTATACGAAAAAGCCGTTTTGGTAGGCGTAATTACGCAGAATCAGGATGAAGAAAAACTCGTTGAGTACATGGATGAACTTGAGTTTCTTGCACTTACTGCCGGCGCAACGGTGGTGAAACGCTTCACACAGAAACTTACACAGCCCGATCCTAAAACCTTCATCGGCAGCGGAAAGGCTCAGGAAGTACGCGATTATATTAAGGAAAACGACATTGGCACCGTAATTTTCGATGACGAACTTTCACCCTCACAACTTAAAAATTTAGAAAGGGAAATCGAGGTTAAAATTCTCGATCGCACGAATCTTATTCTGGATATTTTCGCGCAGCGTGCGCAGACGTCATATGCAAGAACGCAGGTAGAACTTGCACAGTATCAATATCTTCTGCCACGACTTACGCGCATGTGGACCCACCTCGAAAGACAGAAAGGGGGAATTGGAATGCGCGGTCCCGGGGAAACCGAAATTGAAACCGACAGAAGGATTATCCGCGACAGGATTTCGTTACTTAAAGAAAAGCTGAAAACTATCGACAGACAGATGGCCACGCAGCGGAATAACCGCGGAAAAGTGGTGCGGGCCGCACTTGTAGGTTACACCAACGTAGGTAAATCTACATTGATGAACGCAATTTCGAAGTCTGATGTCTTCGCGGAGAACAAACTTTTTGCAACGCTCGATACGACCGTACGAAAGGTGGTAATCGGTAATTTGCCGTTTCTTCTGACCGACACGGTTGGTTTTATACGCAAACTTCCTACTCAGCTTGTTGAAAGTTTTAAATCTACTCTTGATGAGGTTCGGGAGGCCGATTTGCTCATTCACGTTGTGGATATTTCGCATGAAAGTTTCGAAGATCATATCGATTCGGTGAATCAGATTTTAATGGAAATCAATGCGCATCAGAAGCCGATGATCATGGTTTTCAATAAAATAGACGATTTCAGCTATGAGAAAAAAGACGAATTCGACCTTACACCCGAGTCGCGCAAAAATATTCCGCTTGCCGAGTGGCAGAACACGTGGATGTCGAAGTCTAAGTTCCCGACCGTCTTTATTTCAGCTCTGACTAAAGAAAACTTTGAGGAGATGAAAAAAATGATCTATGATGAAGTCCTCAAAATTCATATTTCAAGATTCCCTTACAATGATTTTCTGTTTGAATATTTCGAGGAAGAGGAAAAGTAA